In one Lachnospiraceae bacterium genomic region, the following are encoded:
- a CDS encoding LPXTG cell wall anchor domain-containing protein, producing the protein KNIDADGDGKIDNVGPATGDEGMRPMMAVLLGAVLAMAVLLLIKRRFAR; encoded by the coding sequence TAAGAACATCGATGCAGATGGAGATGGAAAGATCGACAATGTAGGGCCGGCGACAGGAGATGAAGGGATGAGGCCGATGATGGCGGTGCTGCTGGGAGCAGTGCTGGCGATGGCAGTCTTACTCCTCATCAAGAGACGCTTTG